The following are encoded together in the Anoplopoma fimbria isolate UVic2021 breed Golden Eagle Sablefish chromosome 13, Afim_UVic_2022, whole genome shotgun sequence genome:
- the LOC129100684 gene encoding THAP domain-containing protein 6-like: MPTSCTAWGCTTVRTIQTRSQGITFHKFPKEKQLRRQWEVAVKREDFSANERSMLCSQHFQPEDFDRTGQNVRLRDGTKPSVFSFPTHLKRKVAARTTQASRKAEASLVIDCSLQSLQVTEPSPNYLEHTYALPPSPTLLKTRLNEALARVESLEKEMRNSKAREQSAKKTVRCLLEDLRGKNLINEELQERLDLYSGNIEIKL, encoded by the exons ATGCCTACTTCATGCACCGCTTGGGGGTGCACCACCGTCAGGACGATTCAAACAAGATCGCAAGGAATTACCTTTCACAA GTTTCCCAAAGAGAAGCAGTTGAGGAGACAGTGGGAAGTGGCTGTGAAAAGGGAAGACTTTTCTGCCAATGAGAGGTCAATGCTCTGTAGCCAGCACTTTCAGCCGGAGGATTTTGACCGGACAGGCCAAAATGTCAGGCTCAGGGATGGAACTAAACCATCTGTGTTCAGTTTCCCAACACATCTCAAAAGA aAAGTGGCAGCCAGGACTACACAAGCCTCAAGGAAGGCTGAAGCGAGCCTTGTAATTGACTGTTCTTTACAATCATTACAAGTCACTGAACCTTCACCTAACTACCTT GAACACACTTATGCATTGCCTCCATCTCCCACTCTTCTCAAGACTAGACTCAATGAAGCCCTGGCTAGGGTGGAGAGTCTtgagaaagagatgaggaaCTCAAAGGCCCGAGAGCAGAGTGCGAAGAAAACAGTGCGTTGTCTTCTGGAGGACCTCAGGGGGAAGAACCTCATAAATGAAGAGCTGCAAGAGAGGCTTGACTTATACTCAGGTAACATTGAAATTAAACTTTGA
- the LOC129101238 gene encoding protein SET has product MSASAAKVSKKELNSNHDAADETSEKEQQEAIEHIDEVQNEIDRLNEQASEEILKVEQKYNKLRQPFFQKRSELIAKIPNFWVTTFVNHPQVSALLGEEDEEALHYLSRVEVTEFEDIKSGYRIDFYFDENPYFENKLLSKEFHLNESGDPSSKSTEIKWKSGKDLTKRSSQTQNKAGRKRQHEEPESFFTWFTDHADAGADELGEVIKDDIWPNPLQYYLVPDMDDEEGEGEDDEEDEEGLEDIDEEGDEDGEDDDDDDGEDGEDDEGEDD; this is encoded by the exons ATGTCGGCCTCGGCGGCGAAAGTGAGTAAAAAGGAGCTGAACTCGAACCACGACGCGGCGGACGAGACCTCCG aGAAAGAGCAGCAAGAAGCAATTGAACACATCGATGAAGTTCAAAATGAAATTGACAG gTTGAACGAGCAAGCCAGTGAGGAGATCCTCAAAGTAGAacagaaatacaacaaactCCGTCAGCCATTCTTTCAGAAGAGGTCAGAACTGATCGCCAAAATCCCCAACTTCTGGGTCACCACGTTTGTCAACCATCCACAAG TATCTGCCCTACtgggagaggaagatgaagaagcaCTTCATTATCTGAGCCGGGTGGAGGTGACAGAGTTCGAAGACATCAAGTCAGGCTACAGAATAGATTTT taTTTCGATGAAAATCCGTACTTCGAAAACAAACTACTTTCCAAAGAGTTCCATTTGAACGAGAGCGGAGACCCGTCTTCAAAGTCGACAGAAATCAAATGGAAATCAGGAAAG gacCTGACCAAGCGCTCCAGCCAGACACAGAACAAAGCAGGAAGGAAGAGGCAACATGAAGAGCCAGAGAGCTTCTTCACTTGGTTCACTGATCACGCTGACGCCGGCGCTGACGAGCTCGGAGAGGTCATCAAGGATGACATCTGGCCAAACCCCCTGCAGTACTACCTG GTTCCTGACATGGATGACGAGGAGGGTGAAGGTGAGGACGatgaagaggacgaggagggtCTGGAGGACATAGAcgaggagggagatgaagacggcgaggatgatgatgatgacgatggagaagatggagag GACGACGAGGGAGAAGACGACTAA